The following coding sequences are from one Pyxidicoccus xibeiensis window:
- a CDS encoding NAD(P)-dependent alcohol dehydrogenase encodes MQTVTYSRFGSPDVLTLSDVAPPSPRGGHLVVRVRAVSINPLDGKLRRGDARLLSGTKFPKTPGLDFAGVVEQVGPGVSGFQVGDDVFGGLGSFKEGYLSERISVPARVVAKLPKSLDYVGAAAIAVVGLAAQTAVQVARIKAGDHVLINGASGGLGPYALQLAKGAGAHVTAVSGTDGVALARELGADTVVDYRRESITASGRTFDAVLELSGRLPFSQARGLLKPRGVYVDFEPGPTKLIGAGLQNPFRSHQHRFVITRATTAALEALGRHLDAGQLRPGPTRVFELSEYRRAFEVAEQGGQVGKVVIRLEG; translated from the coding sequence ATGCAAACAGTCACGTACTCCCGCTTCGGAAGTCCCGACGTCCTGACGCTCTCGGACGTCGCCCCGCCGTCCCCTCGCGGTGGACACCTCGTCGTGCGTGTGCGCGCCGTGTCCATCAACCCGCTCGACGGCAAGCTTCGGCGCGGCGACGCCCGCCTGCTCAGCGGCACGAAGTTCCCGAAGACGCCGGGCCTCGACTTCGCGGGCGTGGTGGAGCAGGTGGGCCCGGGAGTGTCGGGCTTCCAGGTCGGCGATGACGTCTTCGGCGGCCTCGGCTCCTTCAAGGAGGGGTACCTCTCCGAGCGCATCTCCGTCCCCGCGCGAGTCGTCGCGAAGCTGCCGAAGTCGCTCGACTACGTGGGCGCCGCGGCCATCGCCGTTGTCGGACTCGCGGCCCAGACGGCCGTGCAGGTCGCACGCATCAAGGCGGGCGACCACGTGCTCATCAACGGCGCCAGCGGCGGGCTGGGGCCGTACGCCCTCCAGCTCGCGAAAGGGGCGGGGGCCCACGTCACGGCCGTCAGCGGCACCGACGGCGTCGCGCTCGCGCGTGAGCTCGGCGCGGACACCGTCGTGGACTACCGGCGCGAATCCATCACCGCGTCTGGCAGGACGTTCGACGCGGTGCTCGAGCTGTCGGGGCGGCTTCCCTTCAGCCAGGCGCGCGGGCTCCTGAAGCCCCGGGGCGTCTACGTCGACTTCGAGCCGGGCCCCACGAAGCTCATCGGCGCCGGCCTCCAGAACCCGTTCCGCTCCCATCAGCACCGCTTCGTCATCACCCGGGCCACCACCGCCGCGCTCGAGGCGCTGGGCCGGCACCTCGACGCGGGGCAGCTGCGCCCCGGCCCCACCCGGGTGTTCGAGCTCTCCGAGTACCGGCGTGCCTTCGAGGTCGCGGAGCAGGGCGGCCAGGTCGGCAAGGTCGTCATCCGGCTCGAGGGATGA
- a CDS encoding TetR/AcrR family transcriptional regulator: MMELYQQFMATRMEEAAAVMAQRGYDKTPAAELARVMRMSVGSLYRRYGSKRGCALAIRDFSDDELYRYARYEFQMASTDEGAGFREGFFALWRLLAHYVLRMPGVFSFVLLHARPEQGPDDERGWRVRDLVREVVSQGEREGVLEPGSTMARTCLVWGALAELGRVAARREGAVTEEDVLASAEALWRALGPRNESAPRGPGGMPPPDGGEASDEAPDSGAAVAMTLPPPNCEEPSEEAHDSGAAAMNDDAAVRTPGAPSVAVTAGEALAATHDDAAFGRSMHANPCRVLRYDPAGMRTPHAGGPCRATWQATRWRPCRSPRSRMSWRRERSEPPGCRRTLPRHESGGIGVRGAANASPMCAASASGRGRRRPAPAWGWRAGCRWRRGCARRASRRCRHSDSGIDAPTPRHRARSPIASARRPRRTPPPRR; this comes from the coding sequence ATGATGGAGCTGTACCAGCAGTTCATGGCCACGCGGATGGAGGAGGCGGCGGCGGTGATGGCGCAGCGGGGCTACGACAAGACTCCGGCCGCGGAGCTGGCGCGGGTGATGCGCATGTCGGTGGGCTCGCTGTATCGGCGCTACGGCAGCAAGCGGGGCTGTGCGCTGGCCATTCGGGACTTCTCCGACGACGAGCTGTACCGCTATGCGCGCTACGAGTTCCAGATGGCCAGCACGGACGAGGGGGCGGGCTTTCGCGAAGGCTTCTTCGCCCTCTGGAGGCTGCTGGCCCACTACGTATTGCGGATGCCCGGCGTCTTCAGCTTCGTCCTCCTGCACGCCCGTCCGGAGCAGGGGCCGGACGACGAGCGAGGCTGGCGGGTGCGAGACCTGGTCCGGGAGGTCGTCAGCCAGGGCGAGCGCGAAGGAGTGCTGGAGCCGGGTTCCACGATGGCGAGGACGTGCCTGGTGTGGGGCGCACTGGCAGAGCTGGGGCGGGTGGCGGCAAGGCGGGAAGGCGCAGTCACGGAGGAGGACGTGCTCGCGTCAGCGGAGGCGCTCTGGCGGGCGCTCGGGCCCAGGAACGAGTCGGCGCCCCGGGGGCCCGGCGGGATGCCACCTCCAGATGGTGGAGAGGCTTCGGATGAGGCGCCCGACAGTGGCGCGGCGGTGGCCATGACGCTTCCGCCTCCAAACTGCGAGGAGCCCTCGGAGGAGGCACACGACAGCGGCGCGGCGGCAATGAATGATGACGCGGCGGTGCGTACGCCAGGCGCTCCGTCTGTAGCCGTGACGGCTGGAGAGGCCCTGGCAGCAACTCACGATGACGCGGCGTTCGGGCGCTCGATGCACGCCAACCCCTGTCGCGTTCTTCGCTACGACCCTGCCGGGATGAGGACACCGCACGCGGGAGGCCCCTGCCGGGCGACGTGGCAAGCAACGCGCTGGAGGCCATGTCGCTCGCCACGGTCTCGCATGTCTTGGCGCCGGGAGCGCTCGGAGCCTCCCGGATGCCGAAGGACTCTTCCGCGTCATGAATCAGGCGGCATTGGCGTTCGGGGTGCGGCAAACGCATCGCCGATGTGTGCCGCGAGCGCTTCTGGCAGAGGCCGGCGACGTCCGGCTCCAGCGTGGGGCTGGAGAGCCGGATGCCGGTGGCGCCGCGGGTGCGCTCGAAGAGCGTCCCGACGGTGTAGGCATAGCGATAGCGGCATTGACGCGCCGACTCCCAGGCACCGCGCTCGCAGTCCCATTGCTTCCGCTCGCCGTCCTCGCCGCACCCCACCGCCCCGAAGATGA
- a CDS encoding YncE family protein has product MYNKLFGTLATTGIRGTHYTRGSNYVYYVQQGNNNGILGRIRTTPLERVSSGNTEATVNTQFNLDDGVTDLRWMEVFGATRELQGIGATRLYKYSDAPAGGLAAIEPTTLPGLTYNALRFTENGQGNNYYAVRLGSSNYAVVRFYLDTTTSPAKTRIEWFTYKLNFNPAMWALFNCLDPRDIVMSPDEQTAYISDGTCIYSVDNQSTAQAPNFTADLRSHILSAEVDQPQQMALFGQDLYVVDANRLLKVDPRSGVTTAVVSGLNLGVGLLIDEARRTAYVSNQGGELYSVDLAHPTPSLRPVLGVSPLPGSSGFMTWTDDTRSAFYVTVPNPVNEVLRVDLNSLTRSVVLSSADGPVDPWSVEVLSESRLFVASDRELGDLELSFANGELVMGIGLVPFQFINNPSMTPLPAPEDMGKADTTRAAGYFFQVHNVPFGGSLGLMINHRRANTEGIKFYRLTLTNEDGVSRLITYPFTDLKWHATGGEPKWVPTTSNATGTGGTPANAFAVRGSEEHWYNPNLGAIIHTNIGDNGLCTLRVDFFDTHGALLPAHSVSKQLRIDNTYTNAMVTLPRLGSATQAPEPGVYPLMDCGCITYVSKNDLVAVDFSAWHPKRSGRYYLSFARGGAYLPALYEEGSLDSVQVLHTRETTSAAGNPPMRVGHIIGNCNVANVSIQLWVPAHIIDGYRWLGYGASQAAHFTFVPDSVTMSTPWP; this is encoded by the coding sequence ATGTACAACAAGCTATTCGGTACTCTCGCAACCACGGGCATCCGGGGGACGCACTACACGCGTGGCTCGAACTACGTCTATTACGTACAGCAAGGCAACAACAACGGCATCCTCGGACGCATCCGCACCACGCCGTTGGAACGGGTCTCGAGTGGCAACACCGAGGCCACGGTGAACACGCAGTTCAACCTGGATGACGGCGTCACGGACCTGCGGTGGATGGAGGTCTTCGGGGCCACGCGAGAACTGCAGGGCATCGGGGCGACCCGGCTGTACAAGTACTCCGATGCGCCCGCCGGTGGGCTGGCCGCCATCGAACCCACCACCCTGCCGGGCCTCACCTACAACGCCCTGCGGTTCACCGAAAACGGGCAGGGCAACAACTACTACGCGGTGAGACTGGGCTCGAGCAACTACGCCGTCGTCCGCTTCTACCTGGACACCACGACCTCACCCGCGAAGACTCGCATCGAGTGGTTCACCTACAAGCTGAACTTCAACCCTGCGATGTGGGCGCTCTTCAACTGCCTCGATCCACGTGACATCGTCATGTCCCCGGACGAGCAGACGGCCTACATCTCCGATGGCACGTGCATCTACAGCGTGGACAACCAGAGCACGGCGCAGGCCCCCAACTTCACGGCGGACCTGCGGTCCCACATCCTCTCCGCGGAGGTGGACCAGCCGCAGCAGATGGCGCTCTTCGGCCAGGACCTGTACGTGGTGGACGCCAACAGGCTCCTCAAGGTCGACCCGCGGAGCGGGGTGACGACCGCCGTGGTCTCGGGGCTGAACCTGGGCGTGGGCCTGCTGATCGACGAGGCCCGGAGGACGGCCTACGTCTCCAACCAGGGCGGCGAGCTGTACTCGGTGGACCTGGCCCACCCGACGCCCTCGCTGCGCCCGGTGCTGGGTGTCTCTCCGCTGCCGGGCTCCAGCGGCTTCATGACGTGGACGGATGACACTCGCAGCGCCTTCTACGTCACGGTGCCCAACCCGGTGAACGAGGTCCTCCGGGTGGACCTCAACAGCCTGACACGCTCCGTGGTGCTCAGCTCCGCGGACGGCCCGGTGGACCCGTGGAGCGTCGAGGTGCTCTCTGAAAGCCGGCTCTTCGTGGCCAGCGACCGAGAGCTGGGTGACCTCGAGCTGTCCTTCGCCAACGGCGAGCTGGTCATGGGCATTGGCCTGGTGCCCTTCCAGTTCATCAACAACCCGTCCATGACCCCGCTCCCGGCACCGGAGGACATGGGCAAGGCGGACACCACGCGTGCCGCGGGCTACTTCTTCCAGGTCCACAACGTGCCCTTCGGCGGCTCGCTGGGACTGATGATCAACCACCGCAGGGCGAACACAGAGGGCATCAAGTTCTACCGGCTCACCCTCACCAACGAGGACGGCGTCTCCCGCCTCATCACCTACCCGTTCACGGACCTGAAGTGGCATGCGACGGGCGGTGAGCCCAAGTGGGTGCCCACGACCTCCAACGCCACGGGCACGGGTGGCACGCCGGCCAATGCCTTCGCCGTCCGTGGCTCGGAGGAACACTGGTACAACCCCAACCTTGGCGCCATCATCCACACGAACATCGGCGACAACGGGCTGTGCACGCTTCGAGTCGACTTCTTCGACACCCATGGGGCGCTGCTGCCCGCGCACAGCGTGAGCAAGCAGCTCCGCATCGACAACACCTACACGAATGCCATGGTGACCCTGCCCCGGCTGGGCAGCGCCACGCAGGCGCCCGAGCCGGGTGTCTACCCGCTGATGGACTGCGGGTGCATCACCTACGTCAGCAAGAATGACCTGGTGGCAGTGGACTTCTCGGCCTGGCATCCGAAGCGCTCTGGACGCTACTACCTGTCCTTCGCCCGGGGCGGCGCGTACCTGCCGGCGCTCTACGAGGAGGGATCTTTGGACAGCGTCCAGGTGCTGCACACCCGGGAGACCACCTCGGCCGCTGGCAACCCTCCCATGCGTGTGGGCCACATCATCGGTAACTGCAACGTGGCCAACGTGAGCATCCAGTTGTGGGTGCCAGCGCACATCATCGACGGCTACCGGTGGCTCGGCTACGGCGCCTCCCAGGCGGCGCACTTCACCTTCGTGCCGGATTCCGTGACGATGAGCACGCCCTGGCCTTGA
- a CDS encoding NAD(P)-dependent alcohol dehydrogenase, producing MKAIVCPRYGSPDVLRPEEVETPVPRDDEVLLAVRAASVNAADAHLMRGEPFVMRLALGLRRPRFPILGSDVAGRVVAVGKSITQLQPGDEVFGDISDCGFGAFAEYVCAREKGLLPKPANLTFEQAAAVPMAAVTALHGLRDIGRIQAGQRVLVHGASGGVGSFAVQLARSFGAEVTGVCGTGKQDMVRALGADHVIDSTREDVTRNGKQYDLIFDAAAYRSLFDFKRALSPTGVYVLAGGSTGSLFQTLLLGPLFSSSRGRKFRGFLSTPNRESLTFIKELIEAGKVVPFVDRQFPLSEVPDAIRHLEARRTRGKVVITM from the coding sequence ATGAAAGCCATCGTCTGTCCCCGATATGGGTCCCCCGACGTCCTCCGGCCCGAAGAGGTCGAGACGCCGGTCCCCCGTGACGACGAGGTCCTGCTCGCGGTCCGCGCGGCGTCCGTGAACGCGGCCGACGCTCATCTCATGCGAGGTGAGCCCTTCGTCATGCGTCTCGCGCTCGGACTCCGCAGACCCAGATTCCCCATCCTCGGGTCGGATGTCGCGGGCCGGGTCGTCGCCGTCGGAAAGAGCATCACGCAACTTCAACCCGGCGACGAGGTCTTCGGAGATATCTCCGACTGCGGCTTCGGCGCCTTTGCCGAGTACGTGTGCGCTCGCGAAAAGGGGCTGTTGCCGAAGCCGGCGAACCTGACCTTCGAGCAGGCGGCCGCCGTGCCCATGGCCGCCGTTACCGCGCTCCATGGCCTCCGCGACATCGGCCGGATTCAGGCGGGCCAACGCGTCCTGGTTCACGGCGCGTCGGGCGGCGTGGGCTCGTTCGCCGTGCAGCTCGCCAGGTCCTTCGGAGCGGAGGTCACCGGGGTCTGCGGCACCGGGAAGCAGGACATGGTGCGCGCCCTCGGAGCCGACCACGTGATTGACTCCACCCGGGAGGATGTCACCCGAAACGGGAAGCAGTACGACCTCATCTTCGACGCCGCGGCCTATCGCTCCCTCTTCGACTTCAAGCGTGCCCTGAGTCCCACGGGCGTCTACGTCCTGGCCGGGGGCTCCACCGGGTCGCTCTTCCAGACCCTGCTGCTAGGCCCGCTGTTTTCGAGCTCCAGAGGCAGGAAGTTCCGCGGCTTCCTGTCGACGCCGAACCGGGAGAGCCTGACCTTCATCAAGGAGCTCATCGAAGCTGGCAAGGTCGTCCCGTTCGTCGACCGGCAGTTCCCGCTGAGCGAGGTTCCCGACGCAATCCGGCATCTCGAAGCAAGACGCACCCGAGGGAAGGTGGTCATCACGATGTGA
- a CDS encoding LysR family transcriptional regulator → MNVSAFDLNHARALHFLLEEAHVARAARRLGITPAAASNALRRLRSDFDDALLVRAGRTLVRTPLGEQLRGPAREVLAAAERLFEVSAPFEPGSYDGELVLATSDRVAEALLPALDGLLTTRAPRASLTVRTVMTDVAAFLRDQGGVGIAPDTARERGLSTEQLFLEDFVCVLRKGHPLLKGPWTLGRFAAAEHILVAPRAQSGRGAVDDVLEAQGLSRRISRVVTSFALAMPLLVSSDRITVLPRSFALARTRDQGVVVRALPFELPSIVMELAWHPGHERDPKHLWLRGLLRDAVRAAGLQAPKGA, encoded by the coding sequence ATGAATGTCTCGGCGTTCGACCTGAACCACGCGCGCGCACTCCACTTCCTGCTGGAGGAGGCCCACGTTGCCCGGGCCGCGCGGAGGCTGGGAATCACGCCCGCGGCGGCGAGCAATGCGCTGCGACGGCTGCGGAGCGACTTCGATGATGCGCTGCTGGTCCGGGCGGGGCGGACGCTGGTGAGGACCCCGCTCGGGGAGCAGCTGAGGGGCCCCGCGCGCGAGGTCCTGGCCGCGGCGGAGCGCCTCTTCGAGGTGAGCGCCCCGTTCGAGCCTGGCAGCTACGACGGCGAGCTCGTCCTTGCCACGTCAGACCGGGTTGCGGAAGCGCTCCTGCCGGCACTCGATGGCCTGCTGACCACGAGGGCTCCGCGAGCGAGCCTGACGGTCCGGACGGTGATGACCGACGTCGCGGCCTTCCTGCGAGACCAGGGTGGCGTCGGCATCGCGCCCGACACCGCCCGGGAGCGGGGCCTGTCGACGGAGCAGTTGTTCCTGGAGGACTTCGTCTGCGTGCTCCGCAAGGGACATCCGCTGCTGAAGGGCCCGTGGACCCTGGGGCGCTTCGCTGCCGCCGAGCACATCCTCGTGGCCCCGAGGGCCCAGTCGGGCCGCGGCGCCGTCGACGACGTGCTCGAAGCACAGGGGCTCTCCCGGCGGATATCGCGGGTGGTGACTTCGTTCGCGCTGGCGATGCCCCTGCTCGTCTCCTCGGACCGCATCACGGTGCTGCCGCGCAGCTTCGCGCTGGCGCGAACCCGGGACCAGGGAGTCGTCGTGCGAGCCCTCCCCTTCGAGCTGCCCTCCATCGTGATGGAGCTGGCGTGGCACCCGGGGCACGAGCGAGACCCGAAGCACCTGTGGCTTCGAGGGCTCCTGCGAGATGCCGTGCGAGCCGCGGGGCTCCAGGCTCCGAAGGGGGCGTGA
- a CDS encoding RCC1 domain-containing protein: protein MQSSAGQWMRRLLGACLGIWLAVGCGQPMEPSGEEPASIGSPIVRARPRARLAAGGYHSLAIRPDSTVWAAGYNSLGQLGNGTTTDSSTPVPVQGLSGAVAVAAGHYHSLAIRSGGTVWAWGYNSDGQLGSGSTSSYSSTPVQVQGLAGAVSVAGGSYHSLAVKPDGTVWAWGDNYYGQLGNGTTTDSTTPVQVQGLTGVVAVVAGDYFSIAVRFDGTVWTWGDNDDGQLGNGTTTDSLTPVQVQGLSGIVAVSAADGHSVVVKPDGTVWTWGTDYYITYQQTTPRQVSGLSGVVDVATGGDFSMAVRSNGTVWGWGENYYGQLGDDSKNGRYTPVQVKDLTGATAVAVGEAHSLALRSDGSVWAWGRNDYGQRGDGVPIRHPVPMAVEELGGTVAVAAGYEHSLAVLYDGTVWAWGSNRSGQLGDGTTTRRSIPVKVQGLSEVMAIAAAGSRSVALRYDGTVWEWGSGSAVPVQVPSLSGITSIAASGTHTLALRYDGTVRAWGSNWYGQLGDGTMNDRSAPVTVQGLSGVADVATGNSHSLAVLYDGTVRAWGSNWDGQLGDGTTTNSAIPVQVQGLTGAVAVSGGNYHSVAVRADGTGWAWGWGTRGTLMGGSSSSRVPAQMSVTGLVDVAAGGSSSLAVSSAGPLWAGGSNNWGQLGNGTTSSVSAPTQVQGLSNGVSSVAAGGYHMLAVSSDGTLWTWGNNSDGQLGIGTFFDAITPVRSLLY, encoded by the coding sequence ATGCAAAGCAGCGCAGGGCAGTGGATGAGAAGGTTGCTGGGAGCCTGTCTCGGAATCTGGCTCGCGGTCGGCTGTGGCCAACCGATGGAGCCTTCAGGAGAGGAACCGGCGTCGATTGGTTCGCCAATCGTGCGCGCGCGGCCACGCGCCCGTCTGGCTGCTGGAGGGTACCATTCCCTGGCGATACGCCCCGACAGCACCGTGTGGGCGGCAGGATACAACAGCCTGGGCCAGCTCGGGAATGGCACCACGACCGACAGCTCCACGCCTGTGCCGGTCCAGGGGCTGAGCGGAGCCGTGGCCGTGGCCGCGGGCCACTATCACTCGTTGGCGATCCGCTCCGGCGGCACCGTGTGGGCCTGGGGCTACAACAGCGATGGCCAGCTGGGGAGTGGCTCCACGAGCAGCTACAGTTCCACGCCCGTGCAGGTGCAGGGATTGGCGGGTGCCGTGTCCGTGGCTGGAGGCAGCTATCACTCGCTGGCGGTGAAGCCAGATGGCACTGTGTGGGCCTGGGGCGACAATTACTACGGTCAGTTGGGAAATGGCACGACGACCGACAGCACGACCCCCGTGCAAGTGCAGGGACTGACCGGAGTCGTGGCAGTGGTTGCTGGAGACTATTTCTCCATCGCCGTGCGGTTTGACGGCACCGTGTGGACCTGGGGCGACAATGACGATGGTCAGCTGGGGAATGGCACGACGACTGACAGCCTGACGCCCGTGCAGGTGCAAGGGCTGAGTGGAATCGTGGCTGTGTCCGCGGCAGATGGACACTCCGTCGTGGTGAAGCCAGACGGCACCGTGTGGACGTGGGGTACCGACTATTACATCACGTATCAACAGACGACACCGAGGCAAGTCTCAGGACTGAGCGGGGTCGTGGATGTGGCTACAGGCGGCGACTTCTCGATGGCGGTGCGTTCCAATGGCACCGTGTGGGGCTGGGGCGAAAACTACTACGGCCAGTTGGGAGATGACTCCAAGAATGGTCGTTACACACCCGTGCAAGTGAAGGACCTGACCGGGGCGACTGCCGTCGCGGTGGGCGAGGCTCACTCGCTGGCGCTGCGCTCCGATGGCAGCGTATGGGCCTGGGGCAGGAACGATTATGGCCAGCGTGGGGACGGAGTCCCGATTCGCCACCCTGTGCCGATGGCGGTGGAGGAGCTCGGCGGTACAGTCGCCGTGGCTGCGGGATATGAGCACTCGCTGGCGGTACTCTATGATGGCACCGTCTGGGCCTGGGGTAGCAACCGGAGCGGTCAGCTCGGGGATGGGACAACAACGCGCCGGTCCATACCCGTAAAGGTGCAGGGGTTGAGCGAAGTCATGGCTATCGCCGCGGCCGGCAGCCGCTCGGTGGCGCTGCGCTACGATGGCACCGTGTGGGAGTGGGGCTCTGGCAGCGCTGTGCCTGTTCAGGTGCCATCTCTGAGCGGGATTACGAGCATCGCCGCAAGTGGCACACACACACTGGCGCTGCGTTACGACGGCACCGTTCGGGCCTGGGGCAGCAACTGGTACGGCCAGTTGGGCGACGGGACCATGAACGACAGATCCGCGCCAGTGACGGTACAAGGGTTGAGCGGTGTCGCGGATGTCGCTACTGGCAATAGCCACTCGCTGGCAGTGCTGTACGACGGCACTGTGAGGGCCTGGGGGAGCAACTGGGACGGCCAACTTGGGGATGGCACGACGACCAACAGCGCAATACCGGTGCAGGTGCAAGGACTGACCGGAGCAGTGGCCGTGTCCGGAGGAAACTACCACTCTGTCGCGGTGCGCGCGGATGGCACGGGATGGGCGTGGGGCTGGGGTACCCGGGGCACATTGATGGGCGGCAGTTCGAGTTCCAGAGTGCCGGCGCAGATGTCGGTGACCGGGTTGGTGGATGTGGCGGCAGGCGGCAGTTCCTCACTGGCCGTGAGTTCCGCAGGGCCCTTGTGGGCGGGGGGCTCCAACAATTGGGGCCAGTTAGGGAACGGCACCACGAGCTCCGTGTCTGCGCCGACACAGGTACAAGGGCTGAGCAACGGGGTGTCTTCCGTCGCCGCCGGCGGATACCACATGCTGGCGGTGAGCTCCGACGGCACCTTGTGGACCTGGGGCAACAACTCCGACGGCCAGCTGGGGATTGGCACCTTCTTCGACGCCATCACGCCCGTTCGCTCCCTGCTGTATTGA
- the recD2 gene encoding SF1B family DNA helicase RecD2, with translation MSASPPRPVYAADVGGAVPAARDGASASLEANAPSRPTTTVEGSLERITYTNDEAAWSVVRVVVHGRKEPITAVGNLLGAQPGESLRLTGWWVQDRKYGEQFRVQSFATVKPATLVGIEKYLGSGLVKGVGPAMAKRLVEKFGLETLDIIDSKPERLAEVKGFGEKRRKLLRETWAEQRDIRQVMVFLQSHEVPASFAVKVYKQYGAQAISVVQENPYRLAIDVYGIGFRTADRIAHSLGVPSHSPKRAEAGVLHVLREFSDEGHLYAPRDKLTARTVEMLEVTPELVETAITRLAAAEYLAVEGASALAQPRPEDACEAVYLKALHVSEVGVANLLKALAAWPGRPLEVDVERAIAWFEGRQGITLAPEQKEAVRQAMVAKVLVITGGPGTGKTTLVNAILSILEKKGRRLLLSAPTGRAAKRMGEATGREAETIHRLLEYNPRTHGFQRDRNNPLDADVLVLDEVSMVDTVLMLSVLKALPPHCQLLLVGDVDQLPSVGPGSVLQDIIASGQVPVVRLKHIFRQAQSSLIITNAHRINQGELPQVPAADAMADFYFVEKEEPEAILAALKTLVKERIPRRFGFHPVDEVQVLVPMNRGLIGTANLNATLQAHLNPTGEELARGHRTFRVGDKVMQVRNNYELGVFNGDIGRVEAIDKEEQSLVVQYEGRPVAYSWSDLDELVLAYATSVHKSQGSEYPCVVLPLHTQHYTLLQRNLLYTGVTRGKKLVVLVGSKKALGIAVRNGDTQKRYTRLAARLRD, from the coding sequence ATGTCCGCTTCTCCTCCCCGCCCGGTCTACGCCGCCGACGTGGGGGGCGCCGTTCCCGCCGCGCGGGACGGGGCCTCGGCGTCCCTCGAGGCCAACGCCCCCTCGCGTCCCACCACCACGGTGGAGGGAAGCCTCGAGCGCATCACCTACACCAACGACGAGGCTGCCTGGAGCGTGGTGCGGGTGGTGGTCCACGGCCGCAAGGAGCCCATCACTGCGGTAGGCAACCTCCTGGGTGCCCAGCCGGGGGAGTCCCTGCGCCTCACCGGCTGGTGGGTGCAGGACCGGAAGTACGGCGAGCAGTTCCGGGTCCAGTCCTTCGCGACGGTGAAGCCGGCGACGCTGGTGGGCATCGAGAAGTACCTCGGCAGCGGGCTGGTGAAGGGCGTGGGCCCGGCCATGGCGAAGCGCCTGGTGGAGAAGTTCGGCCTGGAGACGCTGGACATCATCGACTCGAAGCCCGAGCGGCTGGCGGAGGTGAAGGGCTTCGGAGAGAAGCGGCGCAAGCTGCTGCGAGAGACGTGGGCCGAGCAGCGCGACATCCGTCAGGTGATGGTCTTCCTGCAGAGCCACGAGGTGCCGGCCAGCTTCGCGGTGAAGGTCTACAAGCAGTACGGCGCCCAGGCGATTTCGGTGGTGCAGGAGAACCCGTACCGGCTCGCCATCGACGTGTACGGCATCGGCTTTCGCACCGCGGACCGCATCGCCCACTCGCTCGGAGTGCCCTCCCACTCGCCCAAGCGCGCCGAGGCCGGGGTGCTGCACGTGCTCCGCGAGTTCTCCGACGAGGGTCACCTCTACGCGCCGCGCGACAAGCTCACCGCGCGCACGGTGGAGATGCTGGAGGTGACCCCCGAGCTCGTGGAGACGGCCATCACCCGGCTCGCCGCCGCCGAGTACCTCGCGGTGGAGGGGGCCAGCGCGCTCGCGCAGCCGCGTCCCGAGGATGCCTGCGAGGCGGTGTACCTGAAGGCCCTGCACGTGTCGGAGGTCGGGGTCGCCAACCTCCTCAAGGCGCTCGCGGCCTGGCCGGGGCGGCCGCTGGAAGTGGACGTGGAGCGCGCCATTGCCTGGTTCGAGGGCCGCCAGGGAATCACCCTCGCCCCCGAGCAGAAGGAGGCCGTGCGCCAGGCGATGGTGGCCAAGGTGCTGGTCATCACCGGCGGCCCGGGCACCGGGAAGACGACGCTGGTGAATGCCATCCTCTCCATCCTGGAGAAGAAGGGCCGCAGGCTGCTCCTGTCGGCGCCGACGGGCCGTGCGGCGAAGCGGATGGGGGAGGCGACGGGGCGCGAGGCGGAGACCATCCACCGGCTGCTCGAGTACAACCCACGTACTCACGGCTTCCAGCGGGACAGGAACAACCCGCTCGACGCCGACGTGCTGGTGCTCGACGAGGTGTCGATGGTGGACACCGTGCTGATGCTCAGCGTGCTCAAGGCGCTGCCGCCGCACTGCCAGCTGTTGCTGGTGGGAGACGTGGACCAGCTGCCGAGCGTGGGGCCGGGCAGCGTGCTCCAGGACATCATCGCCTCCGGGCAGGTGCCGGTGGTGCGGTTGAAGCACATCTTCCGGCAGGCGCAGTCGAGCCTCATCATCACCAACGCCCACCGCATCAACCAGGGGGAGCTGCCCCAGGTGCCCGCGGCGGACGCGATGGCGGACTTCTACTTCGTGGAGAAGGAGGAGCCCGAGGCCATCCTCGCGGCGCTGAAGACGCTGGTGAAGGAGCGGATTCCGCGCCGCTTCGGGTTCCACCCGGTGGACGAGGTGCAGGTGCTCGTCCCGATGAACCGGGGCCTCATCGGGACGGCGAACCTCAACGCCACGCTCCAGGCGCACCTGAACCCTACCGGGGAGGAGCTCGCCCGGGGCCACCGGACGTTCCGGGTGGGCGACAAGGTGATGCAGGTGCGCAACAACTACGAGCTCGGCGTCTTCAACGGGGACATCGGGCGGGTGGAGGCCATCGACAAGGAGGAGCAGTCGCTCGTGGTCCAGTACGAAGGACGGCCGGTGGCCTACTCCTGGTCGGACCTCGACGAGCTGGTGCTGGCCTACGCGACGAGCGTGCACAAGTCCCAGGGCAGCGAGTACCCGTGCGTGGTGCTGCCGCTGCACACGCAGCACTACACGCTGCTGCAGCGCAACCTCCTCTACACCGGCGTGACGCGGGGCAAGAAGCTGGTGGTGCTGGTGGGAAGCAAGAAGGCGCTGGGGATTGCCGTGCGCAACGGGGACACCCAGAAGCGCTACACCCGGCTCGCCGCCCGGCTGAGGGACTGA